In one Streptomyces sp. NBC_01288 genomic region, the following are encoded:
- a CDS encoding acyltransferase family protein: MSTLQRSTVDEATEQSPDVRAAPPPLVPASAERGRGGGRGFSSALRGGGRVAGLDGLRTVAVVLVIVYHVEPDLVPGGSVGVDVFFTISGFVITRLLVGEYARTGGIGLWSFYRRRWVRLMPALLVMCAVTALLSVTFALPLFRGAWAAAALAAGSVVNLVRAGDSGTYSDLTAPLSHTWSLGVEEQFYLAWPLLLLVLLRHATARVVLACVAVLCVLPVLWRTVLWDPTAAHRIYNGPDTRADQLLIGALLALALARLRADDPRLASLRRWAGRLCWPALAVLGLIAWQIPITEVSGWNPVWYTVGFLVAALLTACVVAALELCPRSWPTRLLSLSAMVWTGRNLSYGMYLWHYPVIRLLHDLGVRGDALLQTGLAATFAAALASYALVERPLLRRGRPRARRVEPVVATGPGTPVL, encoded by the coding sequence ATGAGCACCCTCCAGCGGAGCACGGTAGACGAGGCCACGGAGCAGAGCCCTGATGTGCGGGCGGCGCCGCCGCCGCTCGTGCCCGCGTCCGCGGAACGGGGCAGAGGCGGCGGGCGGGGCTTCTCGTCGGCGCTGCGGGGTGGTGGGCGGGTCGCGGGGCTGGACGGGTTGCGGACGGTCGCGGTGGTGCTGGTGATCGTCTACCACGTGGAGCCGGACCTGGTGCCGGGCGGCTCGGTGGGTGTGGACGTGTTCTTCACGATCAGCGGTTTCGTCATCACGCGGCTGCTGGTCGGCGAGTACGCCCGTACCGGTGGCATCGGACTGTGGTCGTTCTATCGGCGCCGGTGGGTGCGCCTGATGCCGGCTCTGCTGGTGATGTGCGCGGTCACCGCCCTGCTGTCCGTGACGTTCGCGCTGCCGCTGTTCCGCGGAGCGTGGGCGGCCGCGGCGCTGGCCGCGGGATCGGTGGTCAATCTCGTACGGGCCGGGGACTCCGGGACGTACTCGGATCTCACCGCGCCCCTCAGTCACACCTGGTCCCTTGGCGTGGAGGAGCAGTTCTATCTCGCCTGGCCACTCCTCCTGCTCGTCCTGCTGCGGCACGCGACGGCACGCGTGGTGCTGGCCTGCGTCGCGGTCCTGTGCGTCCTGCCGGTGCTCTGGCGGACGGTGCTCTGGGACCCGACAGCCGCGCACCGTATCTACAACGGCCCCGACACCCGCGCCGACCAACTCCTCATCGGCGCCCTGCTCGCCCTCGCCCTGGCCCGACTGCGCGCCGACGATCCCCGGCTGGCGTCGCTGCGCCGCTGGGCGGGTCGGCTCTGCTGGCCCGCGCTCGCGGTGCTGGGGCTGATCGCCTGGCAGATCCCGATCACCGAGGTGAGCGGCTGGAATCCCGTCTGGTACACGGTCGGTTTCCTGGTTGCCGCCCTGCTGACGGCCTGCGTGGTCGCCGCGCTGGAACTGTGCCCCCGGTCGTGGCCCACCCGCCTGCTGTCGCTGTCCGCGATGGTCTGGACCGGGCGCAACCTCAGTTACGGGATGTATCTGTGGCACTACCCCGTCATCCGGCTGCTGCACGACCTCGGCGTGCGCGGTGACGCCCTGCTCCAGACCGGCCTCGCGGCCACGTTCGCCGCGGCCCTCGCGTCGTACGCCCTCGTCGAACGGCCTCTGCTTCGACGCGGTCGGCCCCGCGCGCGACGGGTGGAGCCGGTTGTCGCCACGGGACCGGGTACACCGGTCCTCTGA